TGGGTTCTACAGGTGCAAACGTATTTTACGATGCCTTCATCACGGATGTTACAACAGAAGAGAAAATGAACCGGGTCTCCGCACGGGGGTTCGGCCTTGGCTATATCGGCAGCACAATCCCGTTTTTGATCAGCATTGCCATCATTGTGCTGGCGCAGCAGCAGCTTATTCCGCTTTCTCCGTCAAATGCCAGCCGGCTTGCCTTTCTGATTACAGCGCTTTGGTGGGCCGTATTCGCTATTCCCATGCTGCGGCATGTGCGGCAAATCCATTTTATCCGCCGGGAACCGAAACTCATCGCAGAAAGTTTCCGCCGGCTTTCCAAAACGGTCCGCGGCATCCGGCAGTATCAGGCGCTGTTTCTGTTCCTGCTTGCCTACTTCTTTTACATTGATGGCGTCGGGACCATCATCTCGATGTCCACTGCATACGGAACCGACCTCGGCATCGGAGCCATCAGCCTGCTTATCATCTTATTTGTGACTCAGGTAGTCGCAGCTCCGTTCGCCATTCTTTACGGGCGGCTCGCCGAGCGGTTCGGCGCGAAACGCATGTTGTATGTTGGGATTATCGTGTATATTTTCGTCTGCATCTATGCCTATTTCATGGAAACCGTTACCGATTTTTGGGTGCTTGCCATGCTGGTTGCAACGAGTCAGGGTGGCATCCAGGCGCTCAGCCGCTCGTATTTCGGAATGCTCGTCCCTAAACAGAATTCCAATGAATTTTTCGGCTTCTATAATATCTTCGGTAAATTCGCTTCCATCATGGGTCCATTGCTGGTTGGCGTCACAGCTCAAGTAACCGGAGATTCAAGCAAGGGCGTTTTCAGCCTCATCATCCTGTTCGTCATCGGATTGGTGATCCTGTCCTGCGT
Above is a genomic segment from Planococcus lenghuensis containing:
- a CDS encoding MFS transporter is translated as MKNLYTKEERSWMLYDWASSAYSIIITTAVFPIFYKAAATDAGVASADSTAYLGYTIAIFTFILALIGPILGTIADYQGMKKRFFAFFFVLGVGATAALAFIPAGEWFLLLACYTVAALGSTGANVFYDAFITDVTTEEKMNRVSARGFGLGYIGSTIPFLISIAIIVLAQQQLIPLSPSNASRLAFLITALWWAVFAIPMLRHVRQIHFIRREPKLIAESFRRLSKTVRGIRQYQALFLFLLAYFFYIDGVGTIISMSTAYGTDLGIGAISLLIILFVTQVVAAPFAILYGRLAERFGAKRMLYVGIIVYIFVCIYAYFMETVTDFWVLAMLVATSQGGIQALSRSYFGMLVPKQNSNEFFGFYNIFGKFASIMGPLLVGVTAQVTGDSSKGVFSLIILFVIGLVILSCVPEPEKIAEPETVL